A single genomic interval of Megalobrama amblycephala isolate DHTTF-2021 linkage group LG17, ASM1881202v1, whole genome shotgun sequence harbors:
- the tmem125b gene encoding transmembrane protein 125, which produces MELLPLSVMSPGAHLHLQADPLWLQRQAVEEQVELWWFNKPHVSLLCYCFSVAMVLSLGSAGVGLLSTASSAVGPSVLWRLGIGSTLCLLALVVLMKQLLSSAVQDMGCIRSRRRIEQLRSGGTADPILLLFTGLALVVCGTTLLSLTESDMLLSGVTLLASGGAVVLGVMAYGVMVYVQGRRNVRRRRRQRVRVYTVTGQWNSPWRDSTSSQSNLL; this is translated from the coding sequence ATGGAGCTTCTCCCTCTGAGTGTGATGAGTCCTGGAGCTCACCTTCATCTGCAAGCGGACCCTTTGTGGCTCCAGCGGCAAGCTGTGGAGGAGCAGGTGGAGCTGTGGTGGTTCAACAAGCCGCATGTCTCTCTCCTGTGTTACTGCTTTTCTGTGGCCATGGTTCTGAGCCTGGGTTCGGCTGGTGTGGGGCTCCTCTCGACCGCCTCTTCTGCCGTGGGGCCCTCGGTACTGTGGCGCTTGGGCATAGGATCTACTCTCTGTCTCCTGGCACTGGTGGTCCTCATGAAGCAGTTGCTCAGCTCTGCCGTACAAGACATGGGATGCATTCGCAGCCGCAGACGCATCGAGCAGCTGCGGAGTGGAGGAACGGCAGATCCCATACTGTTGCTCTTCACTGGCTTGGCGCTGGTGGTCTGTGGGACTACGCTTCTCAGTCTCACTGAGTCAGACATGCTGCTTTCTGGTGTGACCCTCCTGGCCAGTGGGGGTGCTGTGGTGCTAGGTGTGATGGCATATGGAGTGATGGTTTATGTGCAGGGAAGGAGAAACGTGAGGAGGCGAAGACGACAAAGGGTGAGAGTGTATACGGTGACGGGGCAATGGAACAGTCCGTGGAGGGATTCAACATCTAGCCAGTCGAATTTGTTATGA